One part of the Ciona intestinalis unplaced genomic scaffold, KH HT000178.2, whole genome shotgun sequence genome encodes these proteins:
- the LOC100183758 gene encoding sodium- and chloride-dependent GABA transporter 1-like codes for MLLASLAAFVTIFAVTVRGVKSSGKVVYFTTTFPYVILCVLFVRGVTLEGASNGMRKLFVPDFERLLSPQVWVEAASQAMYSFGVCYTGLTAFGSFNPRRNNYFKQAVFMIPIGCLTSIFMGLITFSFLGHIAHVNKVEITSVISSGPGLIFQVLPYGLSLLPVPQLWSILFFFMFYLVCIDSAFSEFEGMMVIIGDAFPNAVSNSKNRAMTGTAFGVSLYLLSLMLLHQNGLYIFEILNYYGGAGICLLWLALCESVAVGWFWNADRFAIDFKYMTDTNLSLYFKFCYKYVIPTATSAILILYCIKWEPLKVGDYVYPWWANGIGWILSLSSILWIPGVACYVMARGEGTLSQRFKNGIKWDLEEKYNPGSDEDKEERIELKI; via the exons ATGCTCTTGGCGTCTTTGGCAGCATTTGTTACTATTTTTGCTGTAACTGTAAGAGGAGTCAAGTCGAGTGGAAAG gttgtttatttcaCCACCACATTCCCGtatgttatattatgtgtGCTTTTTGTGAGGGGAGTTACATTAGAAGGAGCCTCCAATGGAATGAGGAAACTTTTTGTTCCAGATTTTGAGCGCCTTCTATCTCCCCAG GTTTGGGTTGAAGCTGCCTCACAAGCTATGTATTCATTTGGTGTATGTTATACTGGTTTAACAGCATTTGGAAGTTTCAATCCTCGGCGCAACAACTATTTCAA GCAAGCAGTATTCATGATACCAATTGGATGTCTTACTTCAATATTCATGGGGTTAATAACGTTTAGTTTCCTTGGTCATATTGCGCACGTtaataaagttgaaattacGAGCGTCATCAGCTCAG gCCCAGGACTTATTTTTCAAGTTTTGCCGTATGGGTTAAGTTTGTTGCCTGTTCCCCAACTCTGGtcaattttgttctttttcatgttttatctCGTTTGCATTGACAGCGCG ttcTCTGAGTTTGAAGGCATGATGGTGATCATAGGCGATGCTTTCCCTAACGCTGTTTCAAACTCGAAGAATCGTGCTATGACTGGAACAGCATTTGGGGTTTCTCTTTACCTTTTAAGCCTCATGCTTCTGCATCAG AATGGATTATACATATTTGAGATACTCAACTATTACGGAGGGGCTGGGATATGTCTTCTGTGGTTAGCACTTTGTGAGTCTGTTGCTGTTGGTTGGTTTTGGAATGCTGATAGATTTGCCATCGACTTTAAATACATGACCGACACCAATCTCTCCCTATATTTCAAGTTCTGCTACAAATACGTGATACCAACTGCAACATCA GCAATTctgatattatattgtattaaatGGGAGCCACTTAAAGTTGGTGATTATGTTTATCCATGGTGGGCTAATGGTATTGGTTGGATACTTTCTCTATCTTCAATTTTATGGATACCAGGAGTAGCTTGTTATGTAATGGCTCGTGGTGAAGGTACTTTATCACAA AGATTTAAAAATGGCATTAAATGGGATTTGGAAGAGAAGTATAATCCTGGCTCAGATGAGGATAAAGAAGAAAGGATTgaattaaaaatctaa
- the LOC100178344 gene encoding ATP synthase subunit f, mitochondrial, with the protein MAEKIAETVARNGIALHPKYYGAKLEPGMKLPGDTRLFRDIKLCEVPQWIMKRNFTPLGMWFWVKRLKWGWQSKYLHVRAPKGHYYAQLAVCASIAFYLSEYIDGGIKHERHRKYH; encoded by the exons ATGGCAGAGAAAATTGCCGAAACCGTCGCAAGAAACGGAATTGCACTTCACCCAAAATATTATGGAGCAAAAC ttGAGCCTGGCATGAAGCTGCCTGGTGATACGAGGCTATTTCGAGACATTAAACTTTGTGAAGTCCCTCAGTGGATCATGAAACGCAACTTTACACCTCTAGGAATGTGGTTTTGGGTAAAACGAT TGAAATGGGGTTGGCAATCCAAGTACCTTCACGTTCGAGCACCAAAGGGACATTATTATGCTCAACTTGCAGTTTGTGCCAGCATTGCTTTCTACTTGTCAGAATATATTGATGGAGGGATCA AGCACGAGCGACACAGGAAATATCACTAG
- the LOC100186237 gene encoding asparagine synthetase domain-containing protein 1-like, whose translation MCGIFFSICNRNDQPSSCRRNEIYQDISESLARRGPDDHQVIETECGNVGLYFAGWVLHMQGQQICSQPAQSKKGNILLWNGEVFDGLKVSPGQSDTTALLSSLDKCDDEEILQLLSCIEGPWSFVYYHLANSKVYFGRDYFGRRSLVWNWDENTLTLASVCSRNASWEEVAGCGIFCVNIKDGQSGFKKSIVLHPWKCITNPRPKVCEDFQTGRILNTAMHTKYKYKLDNYPLVDLPHISSHVEPLTILAKSCSDKNLWPVCREFIAKLKRSVMKRTSAHTSTGENCNIGVLFSGGVDCSVLALLADIYIPKDEAIDLLNVAFEQRRKLSKTKQSNALVKDNIYEVPDRITGRSSYQELKDLCPKRKWNFVEINVTLEELGEKRVERISMLSCPKSTVLDDSIACAIWFASRGEGLLNGEQKYRSNARVLLCGMGADEQLAGYSRHRGIYDRNNDWGAVGDEINMEVERISARNLGRDDRIISDHGKEARFPYFDEEVVQFLCSLPVHVKADLRLERGIGEKILLRGAAYDLGLHGAAVAPKRAIQFGSRIAKAENRKEKGGDSCERLKNNFASQMSL comes from the exons ATGTGTGGAATATTCTTCTCCATTTGTAATCGGAATGACCAACCG TCAAGTTGCCGTAGGAATGAAATCTACCAAGACATCTCGGAAAGTCTGGCTCGAAGAGGTCCAGATGATCATCAAGTGATTGAAACTGAATGTGGGAACGTTGGTCTCTACTTTGCTGGGTGGGTGTTGCACATGCAAGGTCAACAGATATGCTCACAACCTGCACAAAGCAAGAAAGGGAATATTTTGCTGTGGAATGGAGAGGTTTTCGATGGTTTGAAA GTATCCCCTGGTCAAAGTGACACAACAGCACTTCTATCTTCATTAGACAAATGTGATGATGAAGAAATTCTTCAACTGCTTTCTTGCATTGAAGGTCCTTGGTCTTTTGTGTATTATCACCTCGCTAACTCTAAAGTTTATTTTGGACGAGATTATTTTGGTCGACGTAGTCTGGTTTGGAATTGGGACGAAAACACTTTGACCTTGGCGTCAGTATGTTCACGCAATGCTAGCTGGGAGGAAGTTGCCGGATGTGGAATATTCTGCGTAAATATAAAGGATGGTCAGTCTGGGTTTAAAAAGTCCATCGTTCTTCATCCATGGAAGTGTATTACAAATCCTAGGCCAAAGGTTTGTGAAGATTTTCAAACTGGAAGGATCCTTAACACTGCAATGCACActaagtataaatataaattggaTAATTATCCATTGGTTGACTTGCCACACATATCCTCACATGTAGAACCTTTGACAATTCTGGCAAAATCATGCAGTGATAAAAATTTATGGCCGGTGTGTCGAGAGTTTATTGCCAAACTCAAGCGTTCCGTTATGAAGAGAACATCAGCTCATACAAGCACTGGTGAAAATTGCAACATAGGAGTTCTGTTTTCTGGTGGCGTTGACTGTTCTGTGCTTGCTTTGTTAGCTGATATATACATACCAAAAGATGAAGCAATTGATTTGTTGAATGTTGCGTTTGAACAGCGGCGAAAATTATCGAAAACAAAGCAGAGTAATGCTTTGGTAAAGGATAATATATATGAGGTCCCAGATAGAATAACAGGAAGATCTTCTTACCAAGAACTGAAAGACCTCTGCCCGAAACGAAAGTGGAATTTTGTGGAGATTAACGTTACGTTGGAAGAGTTAGGGGAAAAACGTGTTGAAAGAATTTCGATGCTGTCATGCCCCAAGTCAACGGTGTTGGATGACAGCATTGCTTGCGCTATCTGGTTTGCGAGCAGGGGAGAAGGTTTATTAAATGGGGAGCAAAAGTACAG GTCTAATGCTCGTGTTCTGTTGTGTGGGATGGGTGCAGATGAACAACTGGCTGGTTACTCCAGACATAGAGGTATATACGATCGCAACAATGATTGGGGAGCAGTTGGTGATGAGATCAACATGGAAGTTGAAAGAATATCAGCAAGAAACTTGGGACGCGATGATAg GATTATTTCAGACCATGGGAAGGAAGCAAGGTTCCCTTATTTTGATGAAGAAGTTGTTCAGTTTCTTTGTAGTTTACCGGTTCACGTTAAAGCTGATTTACGATTGGAAAGAGGAATTGGGGAGAAAATCCTACTTAGGGGGGCTGCATATGATCTAGGTCTACATGGGGCAGCTGTGGCTCCGAAACGAGCAATACAGTTTGGCTCAAGAATTGCTAAAGCAGAAAACAGGAAAGAAAAAGGAGGCGACTCGTGTGAAAgactgaaaaataattttgcatCTCAAATGTCATTATGA
- the LOC100183860 gene encoding dual specificity protein phosphatase 22-like → MIRYKVKIINRNMGNGMNKIIPGLYIGNFRDAQNKEQLEKNNITHILAIYDNAKPILQDKVYLCIRASDTPEQDLSVNTRVKHFMFTFIYTAPNYIIANLTHTRYSLAGVSRSVTVSVAYIMSVTDHSWRDTLNAVRQSRSVASPNFGFQRQLQAFENNKVVQERQRMTSSFGDVNKAKDQSAIQKLVDDHNRKEEERKNSSPPKEQGSGSTNSSFPLNKPDDVLSYDYKSKKRGGMIVDLDTE, encoded by the exons ATGATTAGATATAAAGtgaaaattataaaccgtaaCATGGGAAATGGAATGAACAAG ATAATACCAGGGTTATACATTGGAAACTTTAGAG ATGCTCAGAATAAAGAGCAACTGGAAAAGAACAATATTACACATATCTTGGCAATTTATGACAATGCAAAACCAATTTTACAG GACAAAGTATATTTGTGCATACGGGCTTCAGACACTCCAGAACAAGACTTGT cAGTAAACACAAGAGTGAAGCATTTTATGTTCACATTCATATACACTGCCCCCAACTATATAATTGCCAATCTGACCCATACCCGTTACAGCCTTGCAGGTGTTTCACGCAGCGTAACTGTGAGCGTGGCTTACATCATGTCAGTGACCGACCACTCATGGCGTGACACACTTAACGCCGTACGTCAATCAAGGAGCGTGGCGAGCCCGAACTTTGGTTTTCAACGCCAACTACAAGCGTTTGAGAATAACAAAGTTGTTCAG GAACGACAGcgaatgacatcatcattcggtgacgtaaacaaagcaaaaGACCAATCAGCCATCCAGAAGTTAGTGGATGATCATAATAGGAAAGAGGAGGAGAGAAAGAACTCCTCTCCTCCCAAAGAGCAAGGGAGTGGGAGCACTAATTCCTCCTTTCCTCTCAATAAACCCGATGACGTCCTTTCTTAtgattataaaagtaaaaaacgaGGGGGAATGATAGTAGATCTAGACACAGAGTAA